A portion of the Chryseobacterium tructae genome contains these proteins:
- a CDS encoding glycoside hydrolase family 16 protein, which produces MEIKFRNTIQFCAAGILALSVVNCASNKVDSGKKLIWNDEFNGKGLPDSSKWNYDTGGSGFGNEEAQFYTQNRLENARMQNGNLIIEARKENWKENKYTSARLLTKGKFSFQYGTVEVRAKLPKGRGTWPAIWMMSENMKKWPDDGELDIMEHVGFNQGYIHASVHTKKYNHIQGTQKTDTLIVKDASERFHVYKADWTPEKIDVYIDDKKFFTYENKEKTKEAWPFDQPYFIILNLAVGGLWGGKEGIDDHIFPQKYYIDYVRVYQNR; this is translated from the coding sequence ATGGAAATTAAATTTCGAAATACCATTCAGTTTTGTGCAGCAGGAATATTAGCCTTATCTGTGGTAAATTGTGCTTCAAACAAAGTTGATTCTGGTAAGAAGCTGATTTGGAATGATGAGTTTAATGGAAAGGGACTTCCGGATTCTTCAAAATGGAACTATGATACGGGAGGAAGTGGATTTGGAAATGAGGAAGCTCAGTTTTATACCCAAAACAGACTGGAAAATGCTCGTATGCAAAATGGAAACCTTATCATTGAAGCCAGAAAAGAAAATTGGAAAGAAAATAAATATACATCAGCAAGGTTGTTAACAAAAGGAAAATTTTCCTTTCAATATGGAACAGTGGAAGTGCGAGCAAAGCTTCCGAAAGGCAGAGGAACTTGGCCAGCCATCTGGATGATGAGTGAAAATATGAAGAAATGGCCAGATGATGGTGAGCTTGATATTATGGAACATGTAGGATTTAATCAGGGGTACATCCATGCTTCTGTACACACTAAGAAATATAATCACATCCAGGGAACTCAAAAAACAGATACCTTGATTGTAAAGGATGCAAGCGAGAGATTCCATGTGTATAAAGCTGATTGGACACCTGAAAAAATTGATGTTTATATTGATGATAAGAAGTTCTTTACGTATGAAAACAAAGAAAAAACCAAAGAGGCATGGCCTTTTGATCAACCTTATTTTATCATTTTAAATCTTGCCGTTGGAGGTTTATGGGGCGGAAAAGAAGGAATAGATGATCACATCTTTCCACAAAAGTATTATATAGACTATGTAAGAGTCTATCAAAATAGATAA
- the bglX gene encoding beta-glucosidase BglX yields MKRVYFLLAFSAFGMSVYGQKTIDQRVADLLSKMTLEEKVGQMVQYSGFEYATGPQHSNSAAVLEEIKKGKVGSMLNVAGAEETRAFQKLAMQSRLKIPLLFGQDVIHGYRTTFPVNIGQAASWDLGMIEKSERIAATEASAYGIHWTFAPMVDIARDPRWGRVMEGSGEDTYLGTQIGLARIKGFQGKGLGSLDAVMACAKHFAAYGAAIGGRDYNSVDMSLRQLNETYLPPFKAAAEAGVATFMNSFNDINGIPATANQYIQRNLLKGKWNYKGFMVSDWGSIGEMIPHGYAKDGAEAAEKAIQGGSDMDMESRVYMAELPKLVKEGKVDAKLVDDATGRILTKKFEMGLFDDPYRFSNEKRQKEQTDNQENRKFGREFGSKSIVLLKNKDNILPLSKTIKTVALIGPFGKETVSNHGFWSVAFKDDTQRIVSQFDGIKNQLDKNSTLLYAKGCNVDDQDKTMFTEAIETAKKADVVIMTLGEGHAMSGEAKSRSNIGFSGVQEDLLKEIAKTGKPIVLMINAGRPLVFNWASDHVPAIIYTWWLGTEAGNSIADILFGTVNPGGKLPMTFPRTEGQIPVYYNYYNTGRPAKNNTDRNYVSAYIDLDNDPKFPFGFGLSYTDFTYSDMMLSSENLKGNQKLTINVTVSNTGKYDGEEVVQLYIRDLFGKVVRPVKELKGFKKILIKKGEAKKVEFTLTPEDLKFFDDELNFDWEAGEFDIMVGTNSQNVQTKRVNWVK; encoded by the coding sequence ATGAAGAGAGTTTATTTCTTATTGGCATTCTCAGCATTTGGAATGAGTGTCTATGGACAGAAAACAATAGATCAGAGAGTCGCAGACCTTTTATCTAAAATGACACTGGAAGAAAAAGTAGGGCAGATGGTACAATACAGTGGATTTGAATATGCCACAGGGCCACAACATTCTAATTCGGCTGCAGTGTTGGAAGAAATAAAAAAAGGAAAAGTTGGCTCTATGCTGAATGTTGCCGGAGCAGAAGAAACAAGGGCATTTCAGAAACTGGCAATGCAATCCCGATTGAAAATTCCTTTATTGTTCGGACAAGATGTTATTCATGGATACAGAACTACTTTTCCTGTTAATATTGGGCAGGCAGCAAGTTGGGATTTGGGAATGATAGAGAAATCTGAAAGAATTGCAGCTACAGAAGCGTCTGCTTATGGTATTCACTGGACTTTTGCCCCAATGGTAGATATCGCCAGAGACCCGAGGTGGGGAAGAGTGATGGAAGGTTCAGGAGAAGATACTTACCTGGGAACTCAAATCGGATTAGCAAGAATTAAAGGATTTCAAGGGAAAGGATTAGGAAGCCTGGATGCTGTTATGGCCTGTGCAAAGCATTTTGCAGCATATGGTGCAGCTATAGGAGGCAGAGATTATAACTCTGTTGATATGAGCCTCCGACAATTGAATGAAACCTACCTTCCGCCCTTCAAAGCTGCAGCAGAAGCAGGTGTGGCTACGTTCATGAATTCTTTCAATGATATCAACGGAATTCCGGCCACAGCCAATCAATATATCCAAAGAAATTTATTAAAAGGAAAATGGAATTATAAAGGTTTTATGGTTTCGGATTGGGGAAGCATTGGGGAAATGATTCCTCACGGATATGCAAAAGATGGTGCTGAGGCTGCTGAAAAGGCAATACAGGGAGGCAGTGATATGGATATGGAAAGTAGAGTATATATGGCAGAACTTCCAAAACTTGTTAAAGAAGGAAAAGTAGATGCTAAACTCGTGGATGATGCCACAGGAAGAATTTTAACCAAAAAATTCGAGATGGGGCTTTTCGACGATCCTTATCGATTCAGTAATGAAAAAAGACAAAAAGAACAAACTGATAACCAGGAAAATAGAAAATTCGGAAGGGAGTTTGGATCTAAGAGTATCGTTCTCCTTAAAAATAAAGACAATATCCTTCCTCTTTCAAAAACAATAAAAACAGTTGCTTTGATTGGCCCATTCGGAAAAGAAACTGTATCCAATCATGGATTCTGGTCTGTTGCTTTTAAAGATGATACGCAAAGAATTGTTTCACAATTTGATGGAATCAAGAATCAGCTAGATAAAAATTCTACCTTATTATATGCAAAAGGCTGTAATGTAGATGATCAGGATAAAACGATGTTTACGGAAGCCATAGAGACGGCCAAAAAAGCAGATGTGGTGATTATGACTTTAGGAGAAGGACATGCGATGAGTGGTGAAGCAAAAAGCCGAAGTAATATTGGCTTTTCCGGGGTACAGGAAGATCTGTTAAAAGAAATAGCCAAAACAGGAAAACCAATTGTTCTCATGATTAATGCAGGAAGACCTTTGGTTTTTAACTGGGCATCAGATCATGTTCCTGCTATTATTTATACCTGGTGGCTGGGAACGGAAGCTGGAAATTCTATTGCCGATATTCTGTTTGGAACAGTAAACCCGGGTGGGAAGCTTCCAATGACTTTTCCAAGAACTGAAGGGCAGATCCCGGTGTATTATAATTACTACAATACGGGCAGACCTGCAAAAAATAATACAGACAGAAATTATGTTTCAGCATATATTGATCTTGACAATGATCCGAAATTCCCATTTGGATTTGGGTTAAGTTATACAGACTTTACCTATTCCGATATGATGTTGAGTTCTGAAAACCTGAAAGGAAATCAGAAATTGACCATAAATGTTACGGTTTCCAATACTGGAAAATATGATGGTGAGGAAGTAGTACAGCTTTATATAAGAGATCTTTTTGGGAAAGTAGTAAGACCTGTAAAGGAATTGAAAGGTTTTAAAAAAATATTGATCAAAAAAGGAGAAGCCAAAAAGGTAGAATTTACACTGACTCCGGAAGATTTGAAATTTTTTGATGACGAACTTAATTTTGACTGGGAAGCAGGTGAGTTTGATATTATGGTGGGAACCAACTCTCAGAATGTACAAACCAAAAGAGTAAATTGGGTGAAATAA
- a CDS encoding glycoside hydrolase family 30 protein: MCHRCSESNNEIQYWLTKGDESIKLQPQASTRFVNTPNTLQNIEIDDNQKFQYIDGFGYTLTGGSVEVINRLSPAKRKALLNELFGSDKNSISISYLRVSVGASDLDGEVFSYDDLPEGQTDISLSKFSLSKDKGLIAMLKEILVINPKIKIIAAPWSAPVWMKDNGKSKGGSLKPEFYEAYARYFVKYIQGMQKEGIRIDAITPQNEPLHPGNNPSLYMPSDQQKNFIKSFLGPVFKTNNIKTKIVVYDHNCNKPEYALDILKDPEAYQYIDGSAFHLYEGDISALSTVHDAFPDKNLYFTEQWTGSKGTFNEDLNWHTKNVIIGSMRNWSKIALEWNLANDSKYGPHTEGGCTECKGAITISDSENFTRNVAYYIVAHASKFIPGGSQRIASSQTQYLSTAAFRTPTGKTVLIVQNDNKEIENFNIKFAGKIATVNIPGLSAATYIF, translated from the coding sequence ATGTGCCACCGTTGCTCAGAAAGCAATAATGAAATTCAGTATTGGCTTACCAAAGGAGATGAAAGCATCAAATTGCAACCCCAGGCTTCAACAAGATTTGTAAATACACCCAATACTCTTCAGAATATTGAAATTGATGATAATCAAAAGTTTCAATATATTGACGGTTTCGGATATACATTAACGGGAGGAAGTGTTGAGGTAATCAATCGTTTGTCTCCAGCTAAAAGGAAAGCTTTGTTGAATGAACTTTTCGGAAGTGATAAAAATTCCATTTCCATCAGTTATCTGAGAGTAAGTGTCGGAGCTTCAGATCTGGATGGGGAAGTCTTTTCCTATGATGATCTTCCGGAGGGGCAAACCGATATTTCCCTTTCTAAATTTAGTCTGTCAAAAGATAAAGGCTTGATTGCCATGTTGAAAGAAATTTTAGTCATCAATCCTAAGATTAAAATCATTGCAGCACCTTGGTCAGCACCAGTCTGGATGAAGGATAACGGAAAATCAAAAGGAGGAAGTCTAAAACCTGAGTTTTATGAAGCCTATGCCCGTTATTTTGTAAAATATATCCAGGGAATGCAGAAAGAAGGAATTCGCATTGATGCGATAACTCCCCAAAATGAGCCTTTGCATCCTGGAAATAATCCAAGTTTGTACATGCCATCTGATCAGCAGAAAAATTTTATCAAAAGCTTTTTAGGGCCTGTTTTTAAAACCAATAATATCAAAACCAAGATTGTCGTATACGATCATAATTGCAATAAACCTGAATATGCGCTGGATATTCTGAAAGATCCTGAAGCTTATCAGTATATTGATGGCTCAGCTTTTCATTTGTACGAAGGAGATATTTCTGCATTAAGCACAGTTCATGATGCTTTTCCTGATAAGAATCTATATTTTACTGAACAGTGGACAGGTTCAAAAGGGACTTTCAATGAAGATCTGAACTGGCATACAAAGAATGTGATCATAGGATCGATGAGAAATTGGAGTAAAATAGCGCTGGAATGGAACCTTGCCAATGATTCAAAATATGGTCCACATACAGAAGGAGGATGTACAGAATGTAAAGGTGCTATTACCATTTCAGACAGTGAAAACTTTACCAGAAATGTAGCGTATTATATTGTGGCACATGCCTCTAAGTTTATACCGGGAGGTTCTCAGCGTATAGCTTCCTCTCAGACCCAATATTTATCGACAGCAGCATTCAGAACTCCAACCGGAAAAACGGTGTTGATTGTTCAGAACGATAATAAAGAAATTGAAAATTTTAATATTAAATTTGCCGGAAAGATCGCTACAGTAAACATTCCTGGGCTATCTGCCGCAACTTATATTTTTTAA
- a CDS encoding RagB/SusD family nutrient uptake outer membrane protein, protein MKNKRFIYKSLSVLLLTGMSLGAVSCDKGNLEDVKNTGTFDTSNYFKNEEQAFGGLIATYDMLRKYSGGFENMVTFFNGASDDFYSGGGNSSDGAGIQGFSNYSINSIIMPPSYWKDYYQGIAKANLLLERIPNAAMDEQIRKRYIAEAKVLRSLYYFELLRMFKNIPLILKPVLFTDDYYNIPQEDPQKIYTQIEGDIVSALPDLMMKASGPSEKGRITQGTAHAILGKIYLYDKKNTEAAAQFQMVNGTPGNESQYGYKLVSDFAELWKVDNKFTTESVLEVMHTNVSNADWPFWGSGKDEGNSINVMLGIKSYGRVANVPNNDAPDLYPSWGFNPVTDDLFNFMQGDPRLNATIFNGKKFKDEGKITYSPGFRDTGYFLNKYLPRNADKSNLPGPTELNFRQNYIVIRLADTYLMEAEALGGAGGRAQALLDAVRARVGLSSVPVSIQAIKDERRRELAGEGHRWFDLVRWGDAPAKLGARGFKAGKNEILPIPFNELTNTALKQNTGY, encoded by the coding sequence ATGAAAAATAAAAGATTTATATATAAGAGTTTATCTGTTTTATTATTAACAGGTATGAGTTTGGGGGCTGTATCTTGCGATAAGGGAAACCTGGAAGATGTAAAAAATACGGGAACTTTTGATACAAGCAACTATTTTAAAAATGAAGAACAGGCCTTTGGAGGATTAATAGCTACTTACGATATGTTGAGAAAGTATTCCGGAGGATTTGAAAATATGGTGACTTTCTTTAATGGTGCTTCTGATGATTTCTATTCAGGTGGAGGGAATTCGTCAGATGGTGCCGGTATTCAGGGGTTTTCTAACTATTCTATTAATTCTATTATAATGCCTCCAAGTTATTGGAAAGACTACTATCAGGGCATTGCAAAGGCTAATCTCTTGCTGGAAAGAATTCCGAATGCAGCTATGGATGAGCAAATAAGAAAAAGATATATTGCAGAAGCTAAAGTTCTAAGGTCATTGTATTATTTTGAACTGTTAAGAATGTTCAAGAATATCCCTCTTATTCTGAAGCCGGTTTTGTTTACAGACGACTATTATAATATTCCTCAAGAGGATCCTCAAAAAATATATACACAGATAGAAGGGGATATTGTTTCTGCTTTACCTGATCTTATGATGAAAGCTTCCGGACCTAGTGAGAAGGGGAGAATTACACAAGGTACGGCTCATGCTATTCTAGGTAAAATTTATTTATATGATAAAAAGAATACTGAAGCGGCGGCCCAATTTCAAATGGTAAATGGAACTCCTGGTAATGAAAGCCAATATGGGTATAAACTTGTAAGTGATTTTGCCGAGTTATGGAAAGTAGATAATAAGTTTACTACAGAATCTGTGCTTGAAGTAATGCATACCAATGTAAGTAATGCCGATTGGCCATTTTGGGGTTCCGGTAAAGATGAAGGGAATTCTATCAATGTAATGCTAGGAATAAAATCGTATGGACGAGTTGCGAATGTTCCTAATAATGATGCCCCGGATCTTTACCCAAGCTGGGGATTTAATCCTGTTACAGATGATCTTTTTAACTTTATGCAAGGAGATCCCCGCTTGAATGCGACGATATTTAATGGTAAAAAATTTAAAGATGAAGGAAAAATTACGTATTCTCCAGGGTTTAGAGACACAGGATATTTCTTAAATAAATATTTACCAAGAAATGCAGACAAATCTAATCTGCCAGGACCTACTGAGCTTAATTTCCGCCAAAATTATATTGTTATAAGATTGGCAGATACCTATTTAATGGAAGCCGAAGCTTTAGGAGGTGCCGGAGGGAGAGCTCAGGCGTTATTGGATGCGGTAAGAGCAAGAGTAGGACTTAGCTCTGTTCCAGTGTCTATTCAAGCGATCAAAGATGAAAGAAGAAGAGAGTTAGCAGGAGAGGGCCACAGATGGTTTGATCTTGTCAGATGGGGTGATGCCCCGGCAAAACTGGGAGCAAGAGGATTTAAAGCAGGCAAAAATGAAATTCTGCCCATTCCTTTCAATGAATTGACCAATACTGCTTTAAAACAAAATACCGGATACTAA
- a CDS encoding TonB-dependent receptor domain-containing protein, with amino-acid sequence MRGGYGVLGNDAIDDFQFANFLIAGSNYTFGDNIIRVGYAPSTLENPDLKWERTSQFNIATDMKLFRNFDLSVDLFRKKSTDILRKVELPGYLGLINNPFRNIGDMNNDGVEVNLGYKKKWSDFGFSVNGNFAYLKNEITRLEDDREYVNFASFQTLGAVSRLQVGESYGSFFGYKNLGIFQNQAEIDAYRNANGELIQPKAKPGDFKRLDTNGDGVIDDKDYVNLGSSVPKYTFGLTVNLNYKNFDLMVFAQGQAGNKIFQGLRRLDIQEANYQSAILGRWTGEGTSNTIARLTVNDDNQNYTRMSDYYLQMEITYVLN; translated from the coding sequence TTGAGAGGAGGATATGGAGTGCTGGGTAATGATGCTATTGATGATTTCCAGTTTGCTAATTTCCTTATTGCCGGAAGTAATTATACTTTTGGAGATAATATCATTAGAGTAGGATACGCACCAAGTACTCTTGAAAATCCTGATTTGAAGTGGGAGAGAACTTCACAGTTCAATATTGCAACCGATATGAAGCTGTTCAGAAACTTTGACCTGAGCGTTGACCTTTTTAGAAAAAAGAGTACTGATATTTTAAGAAAAGTTGAGCTTCCCGGTTACTTGGGATTAATCAATAATCCGTTCAGAAATATTGGGGATATGAACAATGATGGAGTGGAGGTAAACCTTGGATACAAAAAGAAATGGAGTGACTTTGGTTTTTCTGTGAATGGAAATTTTGCCTATCTGAAAAATGAAATTACCAGACTTGAAGATGATAGAGAATACGTTAATTTTGCTTCTTTTCAAACGCTGGGAGCAGTATCGAGATTACAGGTGGGTGAATCATATGGTTCTTTCTTCGGCTATAAAAACTTAGGAATTTTTCAGAATCAGGCCGAAATTGATGCCTATAGAAATGCTAATGGAGAATTAATTCAGCCTAAAGCAAAACCTGGAGATTTCAAAAGATTGGATACTAATGGTGATGGGGTAATTGATGATAAAGATTATGTAAACCTGGGAAGCTCTGTACCGAAATACACATTTGGACTTACTGTTAATCTGAATTATAAAAATTTTGATTTAATGGTATTTGCACAAGGACAGGCAGGAAATAAAATTTTTCAAGGGTTGAGAAGGCTGGATATCCAGGAAGCTAATTATCAAAGTGCCATTTTAGGACGTTGGACAGGAGAAGGTACTTCAAATACGATTGCCAGACTTACCGTAAATGACGATAATCAAAACTATACAAGAATGTCGGATTATTATCTTCAAATGGAGATTACCTACGTCTTAAATTAG